In Cyprinus carpio isolate SPL01 chromosome B7, ASM1834038v1, whole genome shotgun sequence, a genomic segment contains:
- the LOC109093825 gene encoding leucine-rich repeat-containing protein 28-like isoform X2: MNLLSTLPERLYQCLSLQCLTADRNLLHCLPRQLCLLPDLNELSMAANCLTSLPLDLGRSMELQFVFVDNNAHLTGLPSYLYNKVIGCSGCGLAAQISDVKQLCLTLGDVTVPLPSEVKAIGSETDRVLPLEELACRVLHAAHSWTSKDVRFLLPKSLLDVVRWPLGHCHRCSQPMFTIVYPKLFPLRETALAGVHKRTTVSFVAYCCSSYCLRTFDLQG; encoded by the exons ATGAACCTCCTGAGTACTCTTCCGGAGCGTCTGTATCAGTGTCTGTCCCTGCAGTGTCTGACGGCAGACCGCAACCTGCTGCACTGCCTTCCTCGCCAGCTCTGTCTGCTGCCCGACCTCAATGAGCTCTCCATGGCTGCCAACTGCCTGACATCTCTGCCCCTGG ATCTGGGGCGCTCCATGGAGCTGCAGTTTGTCTTTGTGGACAACAACGCTCATCTGACGGGACTTCCATCCTATCTTTATAACAAAGTCATCGGCTgcagtgg ATGTGGTCTAGCCGCGCAGATCTCTGACGTGAAGCAGCTCTGTCTGACGCTGGGAGATGTGACTGTTCCTCTGCCCTCTGAAGTGAAGGCCATCGGCTCCGAGACTGACCGCGTGTTGCCTCTGGAGGAGCTGGCGTGCAGAGTCCTACATGCGGCCCACAGCTGGACCAGTAAGG ATGTGAGGTTCCTGCTGCCCAAGAGTCTGCTGGATGTGGTCCGGTGGCCTCTGGGTCACTGTCACCGCTGTAGTCAGCCCATGTTCACCATCGTCTACCCTAAACTGTTTCCTCTTAGAGAGACCGCACTCGCAGGAGTGCACAAGAG AACCACTGTGAGTTTTGTAGCGTACTGCTGCTCTAGCTATTGTCTGAGGACCTTTGACCTGCAGGGATGA
- the LOC109093825 gene encoding leucine-rich repeat-containing protein 28-like isoform X1: MASDLHEAIFMAKQERHKNLFLNYRNLVSFPVELLRDEGMQFLERLFMKRNSLTALPENLAQKLPNLIELYLHSNNIAIIPQAIGNLVKLQSLDLSDNALQLICPEIGQLRSLRHLRLANNQLKFLPQELGDLRELETLDVSMNLLSTLPERLYQCLSLQCLTADRNLLHCLPRQLCLLPDLNELSMAANCLTSLPLDLGRSMELQFVFVDNNAHLTGLPSYLYNKVIGCSGCGLAAQISDVKQLCLTLGDVTVPLPSEVKAIGSETDRVLPLEELACRVLHAAHSWTSKDVRFLLPKSLLDVVRWPLGHCHRCSQPMFTIVYPKLFPLRETALAGVHKRTTVSFVAYCCSSYCLRTFDLQG; this comes from the exons ATGGCGTCTGATCTCCATGAAGCGATTTTTATGGCCAAGCAAGAGCGACACAAGAATCTTTTCCTGAACTACAGAAACCTCGTCAGTTTCCCCGTGGAGCTCCTCAGAGATGAAGGGATGCAGTTCCTGGAGCGTCTCTTCATGAAGAGAAACTCCCTCACAGCACTT CCAGAGAACCTGGCTCAGAAACTTCCCAACTTGATAGAATT GTACCTGCACTCAAACAATATTGCGATAATTCCTCAAG CAATTGGCAATCTAGTGAAGCTGCAGTCACTGGACCTGAGTGACAACGCTCTTCAGCTCATCTGTCCAGAGATCGGTCAGCTGCGCTCATTACGACATCTCCGATTGGCCAACAATCAACTGAAATTCCTCCCGCAAG AGCTGGGAGATCTCAGAGAGCTGGAGACTCTGGACGTGTCCATGAACCTCCTGAGTACTCTTCCGGAGCGTCTGTATCAGTGTCTGTCCCTGCAGTGTCTGACGGCAGACCGCAACCTGCTGCACTGCCTTCCTCGCCAGCTCTGTCTGCTGCCCGACCTCAATGAGCTCTCCATGGCTGCCAACTGCCTGACATCTCTGCCCCTGG ATCTGGGGCGCTCCATGGAGCTGCAGTTTGTCTTTGTGGACAACAACGCTCATCTGACGGGACTTCCATCCTATCTTTATAACAAAGTCATCGGCTgcagtgg ATGTGGTCTAGCCGCGCAGATCTCTGACGTGAAGCAGCTCTGTCTGACGCTGGGAGATGTGACTGTTCCTCTGCCCTCTGAAGTGAAGGCCATCGGCTCCGAGACTGACCGCGTGTTGCCTCTGGAGGAGCTGGCGTGCAGAGTCCTACATGCGGCCCACAGCTGGACCAGTAAGG ATGTGAGGTTCCTGCTGCCCAAGAGTCTGCTGGATGTGGTCCGGTGGCCTCTGGGTCACTGTCACCGCTGTAGTCAGCCCATGTTCACCATCGTCTACCCTAAACTGTTTCCTCTTAGAGAGACCGCACTCGCAGGAGTGCACAAGAG AACCACTGTGAGTTTTGTAGCGTACTGCTGCTCTAGCTATTGTCTGAGGACCTTTGACCTGCAGGGATGA